In a single window of the Rattus norvegicus strain BN/NHsdMcwi chromosome 6, GRCr8, whole genome shotgun sequence genome:
- the E2f6 gene encoding transcription factor E2F6 — protein sequence MSQQRTARKLPSLLVDPAQETVRRRCRDPINVENLLPSKIRINLEENVQYVSMRKALKVKRPRFDVSLVYLTRKFMDLVRSAPGGILDLNKVATKLGVRKRRVYDITNVLDGIELVEKKSKNHIRWIGSDLNNFGAAPQQKKLQAELSDLSAMEDALDELIKDCAQQLLELTDDKENERLAYVTYQDIHGIQAFHEQIVIAVKAPEETRLDVPAPREDSITVHIRSTKGPIDVYLCEVEQNHSNGKTADGVGASPSDSKHLQSPEKEDKPLQ from the exons ATGAGTCAGCAGCGGACGGCGCGGAAACTGCCCAGCCTGCTGGTGGACCCGGCTCAGGAGACCGTGCGCCGCCGCTGCCGGGACCCCATCAACGTAGAGAACCTACTG ccatcAAAAATAAGGATCAATCTAGAAGAAAATGTACAGTATGTGTCCATGAGAA AAGCTCTGAAGGTGAAGAGGCCCCGGTTTGATGTGTCGCTGGTCTACTTAACTCGGAAGTTTATGGATCTTGTCAGATCCGCCCCGGGGGGCATTCTTGACCTAAACAAGGTTGCCACAAAACTGGGTGTCCGGAAGAGGCGTGTGTATGACATCACCAATGTCTTGGACGGCATCGAACTGGTGGAAAAGAAATCTAAGAACCACATTCGGTGGAT AGGATCTGACCTGAACAACTTTGGGGCAGCACCCCAACAGAAGAAGCTGCAGGCTGAGCTCTCCGACCTGTCGGCGATGGAAGACGCTCTGGACGAGTTGATTAAAGATTGTGCTCAGCAACTGCTGGAGTTAACAGATGACAAAGAAAACGAAAG ACTAGCCTACGTGACCTATCAGGATATTCACGGCATTCAAGCTTTCCACGAACAGATTGTCATTGCAGTGAAGGCTCCAGAGGAAACCAGACTGGATGTTCCGGCTCCCAGAGAA GATTCTATCACAGTGCATATCAGGAGCACCAAAGGACCCATTGATGTTTATTTGTGTGAAGTAGAACAGAACCACTCAAATGGTAAAACAGCTGATGGAGTAGGGGCCTCTCCATCTGACAGCAAACATCTACAAAGCCCAGAGAAAG AAGACAAGCCTCTTCAGTGA
- the E2f6 gene encoding transcription factor E2F6 isoform X1, translated as MPSKIRINLEENVQYVSMRKALKVKRPRFDVSLVYLTRKFMDLVRSAPGGILDLNKVATKLGVRKRRVYDITNVLDGIELVEKKSKNHIRWIGSDLNNFGAAPQQKKLQAELSDLSAMEDALDELIKDCAQQLLELTDDKENERLAYVTYQDIHGIQAFHEQIVIAVKAPEETRLDVPAPREDSITVHIRSTKGPIDVYLCEVEQNHSNGKTADGVGASPSDSKHLQSPEKEDKPLQ; from the exons atg ccatcAAAAATAAGGATCAATCTAGAAGAAAATGTACAGTATGTGTCCATGAGAA AAGCTCTGAAGGTGAAGAGGCCCCGGTTTGATGTGTCGCTGGTCTACTTAACTCGGAAGTTTATGGATCTTGTCAGATCCGCCCCGGGGGGCATTCTTGACCTAAACAAGGTTGCCACAAAACTGGGTGTCCGGAAGAGGCGTGTGTATGACATCACCAATGTCTTGGACGGCATCGAACTGGTGGAAAAGAAATCTAAGAACCACATTCGGTGGAT AGGATCTGACCTGAACAACTTTGGGGCAGCACCCCAACAGAAGAAGCTGCAGGCTGAGCTCTCCGACCTGTCGGCGATGGAAGACGCTCTGGACGAGTTGATTAAAGATTGTGCTCAGCAACTGCTGGAGTTAACAGATGACAAAGAAAACGAAAG ACTAGCCTACGTGACCTATCAGGATATTCACGGCATTCAAGCTTTCCACGAACAGATTGTCATTGCAGTGAAGGCTCCAGAGGAAACCAGACTGGATGTTCCGGCTCCCAGAGAA GATTCTATCACAGTGCATATCAGGAGCACCAAAGGACCCATTGATGTTTATTTGTGTGAAGTAGAACAGAACCACTCAAATGGTAAAACAGCTGATGGAGTAGGGGCCTCTCCATCTGACAGCAAACATCTACAAAGCCCAGAGAAAG AAGACAAGCCTCTTCAGTGA
- the E2f6 gene encoding transcription factor E2F6 isoform X2, protein MRKALKVKRPRFDVSLVYLTRKFMDLVRSAPGGILDLNKVATKLGVRKRRVYDITNVLDGIELVEKKSKNHIRWIGSDLNNFGAAPQQKKLQAELSDLSAMEDALDELIKDCAQQLLELTDDKENERLAYVTYQDIHGIQAFHEQIVIAVKAPEETRLDVPAPREDSITVHIRSTKGPIDVYLCEVEQNHSNGKTADGVGASPSDSKHLQSPEKEDKPLQ, encoded by the exons ATGAGAA AAGCTCTGAAGGTGAAGAGGCCCCGGTTTGATGTGTCGCTGGTCTACTTAACTCGGAAGTTTATGGATCTTGTCAGATCCGCCCCGGGGGGCATTCTTGACCTAAACAAGGTTGCCACAAAACTGGGTGTCCGGAAGAGGCGTGTGTATGACATCACCAATGTCTTGGACGGCATCGAACTGGTGGAAAAGAAATCTAAGAACCACATTCGGTGGAT AGGATCTGACCTGAACAACTTTGGGGCAGCACCCCAACAGAAGAAGCTGCAGGCTGAGCTCTCCGACCTGTCGGCGATGGAAGACGCTCTGGACGAGTTGATTAAAGATTGTGCTCAGCAACTGCTGGAGTTAACAGATGACAAAGAAAACGAAAG ACTAGCCTACGTGACCTATCAGGATATTCACGGCATTCAAGCTTTCCACGAACAGATTGTCATTGCAGTGAAGGCTCCAGAGGAAACCAGACTGGATGTTCCGGCTCCCAGAGAA GATTCTATCACAGTGCATATCAGGAGCACCAAAGGACCCATTGATGTTTATTTGTGTGAAGTAGAACAGAACCACTCAAATGGTAAAACAGCTGATGGAGTAGGGGCCTCTCCATCTGACAGCAAACATCTACAAAGCCCAGAGAAAG AAGACAAGCCTCTTCAGTGA